ACATCAATAAACGGCTCTATCAGCGTCTGTTGAACGATTACGGTAAGACACATAGTAAAGAGACCTTAAGAAAAATAAATACCCACATCCGCGCTTGTGTGAAGGAAGCGATAGATGAGGGTAAGATCAGAACAGACTTTACACGCGGGGTTGAGCTTCACGGCCAAGTAAAAGCTAAACCCGATGAAGAAAAGTACTTGAACTTTGATGACGCGCAAAAGCTGCTCCGATATTTATATCAACACCGCGACCGTAGCCCTTTGTATTATTTAATGATACTCGGACTACAAACCGGGATGCGATATGGAGAGTTATTGGGACTCAAAAAACGTGATTTTGATTTTAAAAATAATATCATTGCGGTTCGCCGCTCAATGGATTATCAGCATGGCGAAGGATTAGGGCCAGTGAAGGGCGGCCGGGAACGAGACATTGAAATGGATGACTGGACAATGAACCTGATCCGCACAGAACTATTCAAACAATCAGTCACTTCACTGGACGGCATGGTGTTTTTCAATCCAAGAAATAAATATGGTACCTATTCTAATAATGCACCAAATGACATCTTAAGAAGGTGTCAAAAGAAATTAGGTATTTCACCGGCTATTACAATGCACGGTCTGCGACATACCCATATTTCAATTTTACTTTATCAGCGCATCAATGTGCAGTATGTATCTGAGCGCGCCGGTCATAAGGATACAACCGTTACTTTAAACACCTATGCGCATGTGCTGGATGAAATGCGTACCAGAGAGAATACAAAAACGGTTGAAGTGCTGAATCAACTGAATAAAATCGTGCAGTAAAATGTGTAGCGCTATGTGTAGTGTAGAATGATTTTCTATGTTTTTCTAAGCGTTTCACTAAATTAAAGAATCGGTCAGAAACATTGATATATATAGGTTTTGAAGAAGAATGACATTTATATAAGACGTTGAAAATTGGTAGATAAACGCCCTCGAAGGGAATCGAACCCCTATCTCAAGAACCGGAATCTTGCGTCATATCCATTAAACTACGAGGGCACGTTTTAACAATGCTTTTCTATTATAATAAAGGAGTTTTGGGAATGCAAGTTGAATATTAATGTTAGTAAGATGGTTTAGACTTGTTAATCATGCGCTCAGATGGGTATGATGAAAGGAAGAACGAGAAAGTCTTTTTGTTTGACCTTGTTTGACCTTCATTGTAAGATGACAGTACATATTGTTGCAACACCACCATTAGATGTTAAAGGAGGATTTTCAAATGAATTTAATTCCTACAGTTATTGAACAGACTAACCGCGGTGAGCGTGCGTATGACATTTACTCACGTCTCTTGAAAGACCGTATTGTTATGCTTGGAAGCGCAATTGACGATAACGTTGCTAACTCAATCGTATCTCAGCTGCTATTCCTTGAAGCAGATAATCCGGACAAGGATATCTATCTATACATCAACAGCCCGGGCGGAAGCATCACAGCGGGTATGGCAATCTATGATACGATGCAGTTCATTAAGCCAAAGGTACACACAATCTGTATCGGTATGGCTGCATCAATGGGTGCGTTCCTGCTTGCTGCAGGTGAAAAAGGCCACCGCTACGCACTGCCAAACGCAGAAGTGATGATTCACCAGCCACTTGGCGGCGCACAGGGTCAGGCAACTGAAATTGACATCGCTGCAAAACGCATCCTGTTCCTTCGCGAAAAGCTGAACAAGATTCTTGCTGAACGTACTGGACAGGACTTCGAAACAATTGCAAAAGATACTGACCGCGATAACTTCATGACAGCTGAACGCGCACTTGAGTATGGTCTTGTAGATCAGATCATGGACCGCAATAAGCTTGCTGAAGACGGTAAGTAATCATACTGAAACCGGCCTCCCTTTTTGGGAAGGTCGGTTTTTTTGATGGCAGGATGTAAGGGGGTTTGTGGTGATTCTACTTCAGTTTGTATGTTTCCCCGCTCAGGTTGTCGCGATACGCTCGGGGATTTGCACCACTCCCGCCCGCGGATGCACCAAACGACCGCAAAACTGTCGCTTTCACGTCCCGAACCTGCACATTTATCCCCGCCAAATAAAAAAACTCTCCGGCACCATACCGGAGAGGTCGTTGTTTACTTCTCTTCTTCCACATACGCCGCAAGCGTTTGCATTGCTGCTTCTTCATCAGCACCGTCAGTGATAAGTGTGAAGCTTTCCCCTGAACTTAGCGCGAGGCTCATTAAGCCCATGATACTTTTGGCGTTTACTTTTTTGTTTTCTTTTTCAATGTAGACATCTGAAGAAAACTTTGTAGCTTCCTGAACAAACATGGATGCAGGACGTGCCTGCAATCCACTTTTTAACCTGACTGTTACTTCTTTTTGCTGCATCTGATCTCCTCCTGAACTTAGTTTCCTACCATTTCACCCTTGCGTAATTTTTCAGCAATCTGATCGATTTTTCTTAAGCGGTGATTGATTCCGGACTTGCTGACAGCGCCGCCGGAGACCATTTCGCCAAGTTCTTTTAACGTAACGTCCTGATAGGCAACTCTCAGTTCAGCGATTTCTCTGAGCTTATCAGGCAGAATACCAAGACCCGCAGTTCTTTCGATAAAGCGGATGTTTTCCACTTGTCTGAGTGCGGCTCCGATTGTTTTGTTAAGATTAGCGGTTTCACAATTGACGAGGCGGTTGACCGAGTTTCTCATATCTCTGACAATCCGTACGTCTTCAAAGCGGAGAAGTGCCTGGTGTGCACCAATCAGACTGAAAAACTCAGTGATTTTCTCAGCTTCTTTTAAATAGGTGATAAAGCCCTTCTTGCGCTCAATCGTCTTGCTGTTCAGATCGAACTGGTTCATCAGATTAGCAAGAGAGTCGTTATGTTCTTCATACATTGTGAAGATCTCGAGGTGGTATGATGAGGTTTCAGGGTTATTGACTGACCCGCCTGCAAGGAATGCACCTCTCAGATATGCACGCTGACAGCACTTTTTACCGATTAAGGCAGGTGTGACTTCGTGATTCAGCTGAAAGCCTTCACCTAAAATGTTGAGGTTCTCTAAAATATCACGTGCCTGTTCAGCGATTCTGACGATATAGACGTTATTTTTCTTTAATCTCATCTTTTTTCGCACGAGTAGTTCTACCTGTACGCTGTAATTCCTTTTAATCAATGTATAAATTCTGCGGGCGATTGCCGCATTCTCTGTCTGGATATTTACAATCAGCACCCTGTTTGAAAAAGACAGTGATCCATTCATCCGGATCAGCGCAGACAATTCTGCTTTTGAGCAGCAATCATTTGCTTCTATCTGGGTGAGTTCTTTTTTCGTTTCTGACGCAAACGACATGTGTCTTTTCCGCCTCCCTCTTTCACTTACTACGCAAGCTGATCACGTGTTTCAGCCATTAAGCGGACAACAATTTCTGCGACACGATCTGTATCATGACGAATGAGTCCATTTCGATTAATGATTATTTTATCATAAACGACCTGAAGTCCGAGTCCTTTGAGACGATCTACATCAAATTTTACGGGTTCCGCCATTTCTTTATCATAAAGTGAGCGGATCTCCGCCGGAACGTCTTCATTATTCACTAGGACGTAATCCATAAATTTCGCACCCATATGCTTGTAAATGGCTTCTACGTGCTGGGATGCAGTGTAATTCAGCGTCTCACCGGCCTGTGTCATCAGGTTACAGATATAGACTTTAGGCGCAGTGCTCTTTAATACGGCCTGACCAATCTCTTTTACAAGAAGATTTGGCAGAATGCTCGTATAAAGTGAGCCTGGACCTATAATAATCATATCGGCTTCTTCGATCGCTTCTATAGCCTGTGGCAAAGCTTTTACATGCTTCGGCGATAAAAATACGCGATCGATCTTCTTTCCGCTGAATGGAATTTTTGATTCTCCCTTGATAATTGAGCCGTCTTCCATTTGAGCGGACAGGACAATACTCTGGTTGGCTGAAGGAAGTACGCGACCTCTGACATTCAGCACTTTACTCATTTCTTCAACGCCATGCGCGAAGTCACCTGTGATTGATGTCATCGCTGCTATAATTAAATTCCCCAGCGAATGACCGCTTAATTCGTTTTTACTCGCAAATCTGTATTGGAACATCTCTTCTACAAGCGGCTCGACGTCAGATAATGCAGCAATCACATTTCTGATATCACCCGGAGGCGGAATTTTCAGGTCATCTCTGATTCTGCCCGAGCTTCCTCCATCATCAGCCACTGTTACGATCGCTGTCAGATCAAGCGGATGATATTTAAGTCCGCGGAGCAGAACAGACAGGCCTGTCCCGCCCCCGATCACGACAACTTTACCTTTTTGAGTCATTTTTTCGGAGCACCCTGCTTTTTATGAATATCACGGTGCGTAATCTGAGTGTGATAATCCTTGGCAAATGCACGTGCAATTTCTTCTGTCAGCGCCACTGAACGGTGTTGACCGCCCGTGCATCCGATTGCAATCACAAGCTGACTTTTTCCTTCACGCTTATAATGAGGAAGCATGAATTGAAGGAGATCAATTGTCTTCTCCAGAAACTTCTTCGTCTCATTCCATTTCATTACATACTCAGATACTTCTTCATCCAGGCCTGTCTGGGGTCTCATATGATCAATGTAGTGTGGATTCGGCAGGAACCTTACATCAAATACAAGATCTGCATCAATCGGCAGCCCATGCTTGAATCCAAACGACATCACATTTACGGTAAATAAAGACTGCTTATTCACTGAAAACTCCTGAAGAATTTTCTCACGCAGCTCTCTCGGTTTTAAATTAGATGTATTATAAATTGTCTGTGCGCGTCCCTTTAATTCAGACAGCAGCAGTCTCTCCTGCTTAATGCCTTCCATCGGCAACCCGGCAGGCGCAAGCGGGTGGGAACGCCTTGTTTCTTTATAACGTCTCACAAGTGCCTGATCATCTGCTTCTAAAAACAGAATGCGCGGCTTCAGCGTTTCTTCATCATCAAACTGATCAAGCGCCTGAAAAAGAGAATCAAAGAACTCTCTTCCTCTTAAATCCATAACGACTGCTACACGGTTCATCTTATCCCCTGATTCCTTCATCAGTTCAAGAAACTTCGGCAAAAGCGTCGGAGGCAGATTATCTACACAGAAAAAACCAAGGTCTTCAAAGCTTTGAATCGCAACTGTTTTCCCCGCTCCCGACATTCCCGTTATAATAACTAATTCCATATCTGTTGACATAACGACACTCCCCCTCAGCTTGGATCCAGACGGTAAGATAACAGTTCAAAATCTTTTGTATAGGTGAAGGTGCCATAGATGACACCCTGTCCATGAATCACATACTCAAGAATATGGCGGTCACCTTCAGCCATATCAAGCGACTGAATCGCTTCAACCGGCTGCCACTGCAGAATTCCTTCCGGCGACTCATCAAGGATCAATCCATCACCCTCAGTTGCAAGAAACGTAAACATCATCCACTCAGAAATGACTTCATTTCCTTCTTTTATAATGAAAGTAAAAATCCCTTTAATCTCAGGATTTTTCACATAAATCCCTGTTTCTTCACGATATTCTCTAATACAGGCATCCCTGATTGATTCACCCGGCTCCATTTTACCGCCCGGTGCAACCCACCAGTCTCTTCTCGGCTTTTGGAGAAGCAGCGCCTGATTATCTTTTATATATACACAATTCGTTATCCTCTGCACGATATCACCTGCTCATTTTTGCTCATTCATTTTATTATACATGGTTTCACAGCCTCTCACAATGAAGCCGTACTGTCTCCTTCTCTATCTGTATGTAAATCTCCTTTATCCTATGAAAACAAAAAAAGGGCACGGACATGTTCGGTGTCCGTGCCAAAGATATATACTAAAGGGGGTCAATTACTTATGGTCTTACTATACCCATTAATTGTTGCATGG
This region of Jeotgalibacillus malaysiensis genomic DNA includes:
- a CDS encoding phosphate ABC transporter permease is translated as MQQKEVTVRLKSGLQARPASMFVQEATKFSSDVYIEKENKKVNAKSIMGLMSLALSSGESFTLITDGADEEAAMQTLAAYVEEEK
- a CDS encoding glmZ(sRNA)-inactivating NTPase, with product MSTDMELVIITGMSGAGKTVAIQSFEDLGFFCVDNLPPTLLPKFLELMKESGDKMNRVAVVMDLRGREFFDSLFQALDQFDDEETLKPRILFLEADDQALVRRYKETRRSHPLAPAGLPMEGIKQERLLLSELKGRAQTIYNTSNLKPRELREKILQEFSVNKQSLFTVNVMSFGFKHGLPIDADLVFDVRFLPNPHYIDHMRPQTGLDEEVSEYVMKWNETKKFLEKTIDLLQFMLPHYKREGKSQLVIAIGCTGGQHRSVALTEEIARAFAKDYHTQITHRDIHKKQGAPKK
- a CDS encoding NUDIX hydrolase; amino-acid sequence: MQRITNCVYIKDNQALLLQKPRRDWWVAPGGKMEPGESIRDACIREYREETGIYVKNPEIKGIFTFIIKEGNEVISEWMMFTFLATEGDGLILDESPEGILQWQPVEAIQSLDMAEGDRHILEYVIHGQGVIYGTFTYTKDFELLSYRLDPS
- a CDS encoding sporulation regulator WhiA, with the protein product MSFASETKKELTQIEANDCCSKAELSALIRMNGSLSFSNRVLIVNIQTENAAIARRIYTLIKRNYSVQVELLVRKKMRLKKNNVYIVRIAEQARDILENLNILGEGFQLNHEVTPALIGKKCCQRAYLRGAFLAGGSVNNPETSSYHLEIFTMYEEHNDSLANLMNQFDLNSKTIERKKGFITYLKEAEKITEFFSLIGAHQALLRFEDVRIVRDMRNSVNRLVNCETANLNKTIGAALRQVENIRFIERTAGLGILPDKLREIAELRVAYQDVTLKELGEMVSGGAVSKSGINHRLRKIDQIAEKLRKGEMVGN
- a CDS encoding ATP-dependent Clp protease proteolytic subunit is translated as MNLIPTVIEQTNRGERAYDIYSRLLKDRIVMLGSAIDDNVANSIVSQLLFLEADNPDKDIYLYINSPGGSITAGMAIYDTMQFIKPKVHTICIGMAASMGAFLLAAGEKGHRYALPNAEVMIHQPLGGAQGQATEIDIAAKRILFLREKLNKILAERTGQDFETIAKDTDRDNFMTAERALEYGLVDQIMDRNKLAEDGK